Proteins encoded by one window of Chryseobacterium aquaeductus:
- a CDS encoding sulfite exporter TauE/SafE family protein, which yields MSEIIILFLGAISAGLLGSLTGLGGGVIIIPLLTLGFGVPMHYAIGASLISVIGTSSGAAVAFVKEGFTNMRIGMFLEIATTSGAIVGALVSGMLNPNTIGIIFASILLLTVILNLKGKPDHQEPLLKGSLEDKLKLYGTFPDKGVMKNYAARNTVPGFFMMMFAGAMSGLLGIGSGALKVLAMDNMMRLPFKVSTTTSNFMIGVTAVASSLIYFQRGEIIPVIVAPVLVGVVVGSFIGSKTLMVSKTKKLKTFFAIVITILSLYMMYNGINSNFS from the coding sequence ATGTCGGAAATCATTATTCTCTTTCTCGGTGCGATCTCAGCTGGTCTTTTAGGATCACTCACAGGTCTGGGAGGAGGAGTTATCATCATCCCTTTATTGACGCTAGGTTTCGGAGTTCCGATGCATTACGCAATTGGTGCATCGCTGATCTCGGTAATCGGTACATCATCAGGAGCTGCGGTTGCTTTTGTGAAAGAAGGCTTCACCAACATGAGAATAGGAATGTTTTTGGAGATTGCCACTACGTCGGGTGCAATTGTAGGCGCATTGGTTTCCGGAATGCTGAATCCTAATACGATAGGAATTATTTTCGCAAGTATTCTTCTATTAACAGTGATCCTTAATCTTAAAGGTAAACCAGATCATCAGGAGCCTTTATTAAAAGGAAGTCTTGAGGATAAATTAAAACTTTACGGAACTTTTCCTGACAAAGGAGTTATGAAAAACTATGCCGCAAGAAATACCGTTCCGGGATTTTTTATGATGATGTTTGCAGGTGCGATGTCCGGACTTTTAGGAATTGGAAGCGGTGCATTGAAAGTTTTGGCAATGGATAATATGATGAGACTTCCATTCAAAGTTTCGACAACAACGAGCAATTTCATGATTGGGGTAACTGCAGTTGCAAGTTCGCTGATTTATTTCCAGAGAGGTGAAATCATTCCCGTAATTGTAGCACCAGTTTTGGTGGGAGTTGTTGTGGGAAGTTTTATAGGATCTAAAACTCTCATGGTTTCTAAAACGAAAAAATTAAAAACATTTTTTGCTATCGTGATTACCATTCTGTCACTTTACATGATGTACAACGGTATAAACAGCAACTTTTCATGA
- the porV gene encoding type IX secretion system outer membrane channel protein PorV, translated as MNLTTKLLVGIGLSAGFLGYAQDLSQVRPVLTGAPFLRIAPDARSGGMGDQGVVTSPDAFSQFWNAAKYPFSRTSSSVGINYTPYMGKLTNDVFLLYGAFHKFVGQEERSTISASIYYFNMGEVDLTSLVGNDVTSLGTSKPNEFSADIAYGLKLSDSYSMAVTVRYIRSDLAGGFNTDTTLKPANSFAVDVSGYYTSPKFSSFGGYDGKLNAGFAITNLGPKLDYTGNEESRSYLPTMARLGIGYDMYLDDVNRVGLSVEGSKILVPGSEFVGNDPNTRQPIYAVPNVGVISGIGKSFKNPESIMYSGALEYSYDNAFSVRGGYFHESEVQGARQFATAGIGLKYRSFGLDISYLINMSKINTALDNTLRFGLTWNIGDETSNVDY; from the coding sequence ATGAATTTAACTACTAAACTGCTTGTGGGGATTGGTTTGAGTGCTGGGTTTTTAGGCTATGCACAAGATTTGAGTCAGGTAAGACCAGTATTAACCGGAGCTCCATTCCTGAGAATTGCACCAGATGCAAGATCCGGAGGTATGGGAGATCAGGGGGTCGTTACTTCCCCAGATGCTTTCTCTCAATTTTGGAATGCAGCCAAATATCCTTTTAGCAGAACAAGTTCTTCTGTGGGTATCAACTACACACCTTACATGGGCAAGCTTACTAATGATGTATTTTTGTTATATGGAGCTTTCCATAAATTTGTAGGTCAGGAAGAGAGATCTACCATTTCTGCGAGTATTTATTATTTCAACATGGGTGAGGTAGATCTTACCAGTTTAGTAGGTAATGATGTAACTTCTTTGGGTACTTCAAAACCAAACGAATTCTCCGCAGATATTGCTTATGGTCTTAAGCTTTCAGATTCTTATTCAATGGCAGTTACTGTTAGATATATCCGTTCAGATTTGGCCGGAGGATTCAACACAGACACTACACTGAAGCCAGCCAATAGTTTTGCGGTAGACGTTTCAGGATATTATACTTCTCCAAAATTCTCAAGTTTCGGAGGATATGACGGTAAACTGAATGCAGGTTTTGCAATTACCAATTTAGGTCCGAAATTGGATTACACAGGAAACGAAGAATCAAGATCTTATCTTCCTACTATGGCAAGATTAGGAATTGGCTACGATATGTATTTAGATGATGTTAATAGAGTTGGTTTAAGCGTTGAAGGTTCAAAAATTTTGGTCCCTGGATCTGAATTCGTAGGAAACGACCCTAATACAAGACAGCCAATCTATGCAGTACCAAACGTAGGTGTAATCTCCGGAATTGGAAAATCTTTCAAAAACCCTGAATCTATCATGTACAGCGGTGCATTAGAATATTCTTATGACAACGCATTTTCTGTAAGAGGAGGTTATTTTCACGAAAGCGAAGTACAAGGTGCAAGACAATTTGCTACGGCAGGTATAGGTTTAAAATACCGTTCTTTCGGACTGGATATTTCTTATCTAATCAATATGTCTAAAATTAATACTGCTTTAGATAACACATTACGTTTCGGTCTTACCTGGAACATTGGTGACGAAACTTCGAACGTAGACTATTAG
- a CDS encoding diphosphomevalonate/mevalonate 3,5-bisphosphate decarboxylase family protein yields the protein MTTQDFLGKENYTIQSTTVSESCPSNIALIKYWGKYENQIPANPSISYTLNHCKTNTTIEFLANEPFSVQTFLSGNEELKFAEKIEKYFKNIAQYLPWILKGKYIIKTENTFPHSSGIASSASGFGAIAKCLMKIDEFFSSKNSDEESLQKASFLARLGSGSACRSLHSGLVVWGESDEVEGSSDLFAVQYPNSEIHDVFKDFNDWVLLIHEGVKSVSSTVGHGLMNTNPYAERRFLEARENFVPMKETLKSGDMNAFIKLVEHEALTLHAMMMMSDPAFILMKTGTLEVINKIWDFRRQTELPLFFTLDAGANVHLLFPNDGSEDKIKTFIEKELLQHTQKNGVVKDVMKW from the coding sequence ATGACAACACAAGACTTCTTAGGAAAAGAGAATTATACTATACAATCTACAACAGTTTCAGAAAGCTGTCCGTCAAATATTGCCCTGATCAAATATTGGGGAAAATACGAAAATCAGATTCCTGCAAACCCAAGTATCAGTTATACTTTAAATCATTGTAAAACCAACACTACGATTGAATTTTTGGCTAATGAACCGTTTTCTGTCCAGACTTTTTTGTCAGGAAATGAAGAACTGAAATTTGCCGAGAAAATCGAGAAATATTTTAAAAATATCGCACAGTATCTTCCTTGGATTTTAAAAGGAAAATATATCATTAAAACTGAAAATACATTTCCTCACAGCTCAGGAATTGCAAGTTCGGCTTCAGGTTTTGGAGCGATTGCAAAATGTCTGATGAAAATAGACGAATTTTTTTCAAGCAAAAATTCTGATGAAGAATCTCTACAGAAAGCCTCATTTTTAGCTAGATTAGGAAGCGGAAGTGCTTGCAGAAGTTTGCACAGCGGATTGGTTGTTTGGGGAGAATCTGATGAAGTAGAAGGTAGTTCAGATTTATTTGCCGTTCAATATCCAAACTCTGAGATTCATGATGTTTTCAAAGATTTTAATGATTGGGTTTTATTAATACACGAAGGTGTAAAAAGTGTTTCTTCAACGGTTGGGCATGGTTTGATGAATACAAATCCTTACGCAGAAAGGAGATTTCTGGAAGCAAGAGAGAATTTTGTTCCGATGAAAGAAACTCTGAAAAGTGGTGATATGAATGCTTTCATTAAATTGGTTGAGCATGAAGCTTTAACGCTTCACGCCATGATGATGATGAGCGATCCTGCTTTTATTTTAATGAAAACAGGAACTCTCGAAGTCATCAATAAAATCTGGGATTTCAGAAGACAAACAGAGCTACCATTATTTTTCACTTTGGATGCTGGTGCAAACGTACATTTGCTGTTTCCAAATGATGGTTCAGAAGATAAAATTAAAACTTTTATAGAAAAAGAATTGTTACAGCATACTCAGAAGAATGGAGTGGTGAAGGATGTGATGAAATGGTAA
- a CDS encoding DUF1543 domain-containing protein: MKLFYIILGATPKGRNIEQHDVFFGIAENLKDLVPVMKDFWTEAKGKIHIDAYQEVKFADGYEIVVEPKNTFENEEKLFFVNLGGYKEDHFKEFHEQHLMVGKTLGEVVKKAKSTEFYNTMGFKGAGSHIDEKFGVDIDDIFSVNEILPDEMKQKYSLKIRKSEEENQKNYTFLGYLMLDKIK; the protein is encoded by the coding sequence ATGAAATTATTTTATATCATTCTCGGTGCAACCCCAAAAGGTAGAAATATAGAACAACATGATGTCTTCTTCGGAATTGCCGAAAATTTGAAAGATCTTGTTCCTGTAATGAAAGATTTTTGGACCGAAGCCAAAGGAAAGATACATATTGACGCTTATCAGGAAGTAAAATTCGCCGATGGTTACGAAATAGTTGTTGAGCCCAAAAACACTTTTGAGAACGAAGAAAAACTGTTCTTTGTAAATCTGGGCGGTTACAAAGAAGATCATTTCAAAGAATTTCATGAGCAGCATCTCATGGTTGGGAAAACATTGGGAGAAGTGGTGAAGAAAGCAAAATCGACAGAGTTTTACAATACAATGGGCTTCAAAGGTGCAGGAAGCCATATTGATGAGAAGTTCGGGGTTGATATTGATGATATTTTCAGTGTAAACGAAATTCTTCCTGACGAAATGAAGCAAAAATATTCTTTGAAAATCAGGAAGTCTGAAGAAGAAAATCAGAAGAATTACACCTTTTTAGGTTACCTTATGCTTGATAAAATTAAATAG
- a CDS encoding nuclear transport factor 2 family protein, with translation MNKLFIFLVFFSTFCFGQKNDQHLATETVEKLFLAMKNADSVMMKSLFTHDAILQSVTKDGKIKTENIENFISSISKLSKNDADEKIKVEAVHIDGNLASIFTPYEFYYKGKFSHCGANSFQLIKQNEAWKIQYLIDTRRTNCNK, from the coding sequence ATGAATAAACTTTTTATATTTCTTGTGTTCTTCAGTACATTTTGTTTTGGTCAGAAAAATGATCAACATTTAGCTACAGAAACGGTGGAAAAACTATTTTTAGCCATGAAAAATGCAGACTCTGTAATGATGAAATCTTTATTTACTCATGATGCTATTTTACAGAGTGTAACTAAAGATGGAAAGATAAAAACTGAAAATATTGAAAATTTTATTTCTTCAATTTCTAAATTGTCGAAAAATGATGCGGACGAAAAAATAAAAGTGGAAGCTGTACATATTGACGGCAATCTGGCAAGCATTTTTACACCGTACGAATTTTATTATAAGGGTAAATTTTCACACTGCGGTGCGAATAGTTTTCAGCTAATAAAACAAAATGAAGCTTGGAAAATTCAATATCTAATTGATACCAGAAGAACAAACTGTAATAAATAA
- a CDS encoding TM2 domain-containing protein has product MENYGYTKTENNKNHNSNLPYRSEKKIPAALLGILVGWLALNKFYLGYTKEGIIQLILNIVTFGAASVIPFIEGILYLFMSDEQFDNTYVYNKKGWL; this is encoded by the coding sequence ATGGAAAACTACGGTTACACAAAAACGGAAAACAACAAAAATCACAACAGCAATCTTCCTTATCGTTCAGAAAAGAAAATTCCTGCTGCATTGTTGGGTATTTTAGTAGGTTGGCTTGCTTTAAATAAATTTTATCTAGGCTACACAAAAGAAGGCATCATTCAATTGATTTTAAATATCGTGACTTTTGGGGCAGCATCTGTTATCCCTTTTATTGAAGGCATTTTATACTTATTTATGAGTGATGAGCAGTTTGACAACACCTATGTTTACAATAAAAAAGGTTGGTTATAA
- a CDS encoding endonuclease/exonuclease/phosphatase family protein, with protein sequence MWETYLVLVGLLFVLTILPKIPNSHWIFRFPDFGKIQITYFTVITFALGFFVEKSAYFWYLQGLLIVMFVYHGFTLIKYTRLYKVKKHQQTGNSSKKHHFISANVYQFNKDYSKFINLITKHQPDVFLTMESNGAWEKALQVLEKDYPFQHKVTLENTYGMHFYSKLKIVDAITHYFVADDIPSIEAHLKTEDGFDFVFFGVHPPPPSPTEEETSKERDGDLLSVAKRVKDFTKPVIVVGDFNNVAWSKSSILFRKTSHLIDPRVGHAFVSTFHAKSRLLRFPIDLMFHSEDIFIKDLKTLENFGSDHLPVYCEFFIDHQNDDQEERVEQADSEEIEEAEEIIEEGKEENGERDAVVTED encoded by the coding sequence ATGTGGGAAACATACCTTGTTTTAGTAGGTCTACTTTTTGTTTTGACAATTTTACCAAAAATTCCAAATTCACATTGGATTTTTCGTTTTCCTGATTTCGGGAAGATACAGATTACCTATTTCACAGTCATTACTTTTGCTTTGGGATTTTTTGTAGAAAAGTCAGCATATTTTTGGTATCTGCAAGGTCTTTTGATTGTTATGTTTGTTTATCACGGTTTTACATTGATCAAATACACTAGATTATACAAGGTGAAAAAACATCAACAAACTGGAAATTCATCAAAAAAGCATCATTTTATTTCAGCAAACGTATATCAGTTTAATAAAGATTATAGCAAATTTATTAATCTTATTACAAAACATCAACCAGATGTTTTCCTGACGATGGAAAGCAACGGCGCTTGGGAAAAAGCTTTACAGGTTTTAGAAAAAGATTATCCTTTCCAGCATAAAGTTACACTTGAGAATACGTATGGAATGCACTTTTATTCTAAATTGAAAATCGTTGACGCAATAACTCATTATTTTGTAGCAGACGACATTCCCAGTATTGAAGCCCATTTGAAGACGGAAGATGGTTTTGATTTTGTTTTTTTCGGAGTACATCCGCCGCCGCCAAGCCCTACTGAAGAAGAAACTTCAAAAGAGAGAGATGGAGACTTGCTGAGTGTCGCAAAACGTGTGAAAGATTTTACAAAGCCTGTAATCGTGGTAGGAGATTTCAATAATGTTGCATGGTCTAAATCTTCTATTTTATTCAGAAAGACCAGTCATTTGATTGACCCGAGAGTCGGGCATGCTTTTGTCTCTACTTTTCATGCAAAATCCAGATTACTTCGATTTCCAATTGATCTGATGTTTCACAGTGAAGATATTTTCATTAAAGATTTAAAAACATTAGAAAATTTCGGTTCGGATCATCTTCCTGTATATTGCGAATTTTTTATCGACCATCAAAACGATGATCAGGAAGAACGTGTAGAACAGGCAGATTCAGAAGAAATAGAAGAAGCGGAAGAAATTATTGAGGAAGGAAAAGAGGAAAATGGAGAAAGAGATGCGGTGGTAACTGAGGATTGA
- the gloA2 gene encoding SMU1112c/YaeR family gloxylase I-like metalloprotein: MKIHHIAIICSDYEVSKKFYTEILGLKIIREVYREERRSYKLDLAIGDHYVIELFSFPNPPQRLSRPESCGLRHLAFSVENVNERREELILKGLKCEEIRIDEFTGKAFFFTQDPDDLPLEFYEN; this comes from the coding sequence ATGAAAATTCATCATATTGCCATTATCTGTTCGGATTACGAAGTTTCAAAAAAATTCTACACAGAAATTTTAGGATTGAAGATCATTCGTGAAGTTTATAGAGAAGAAAGACGCTCTTACAAGTTAGATTTAGCCATAGGAGACCATTATGTTATAGAATTGTTTTCGTTTCCCAATCCTCCTCAAAGGCTTTCAAGACCTGAATCCTGTGGTTTGCGACATCTGGCTTTTTCAGTTGAAAATGTAAATGAAAGACGTGAAGAATTAATTCTGAAAGGTTTAAAATGTGAAGAAATCAGGATCGACGAGTTTACTGGTAAAGCGTTTTTCTTTACACAAGATCCTGATGATTTACCTTTGGAATTTTATGAAAACTAA
- a CDS encoding 5-(carboxyamino)imidazole ribonucleotide synthase, which translates to MKIGILGGGQLGRMFIQEALKYDDEFYTLDPASDAPCHNISHFTQGSFNDYETVLNFGQDKDVVTIEIEHVNADALAELENQGVKVVPNAKIIKTIQQKILQKEFYKTHDIPSPEFEIMDGSSDEIKIQFPFVQKLNTGGYDGKGVQIIHSSEDLRNLWTEDSVLEKLVDIDKELSIIVAINENGETKTFPVTEMVADPKLNLLDFNICPVFLSENVENQINSITSKFLKAVNSPGLFAIELFLDKEGKVWVNETAPRLHNSGHQSQEGNANSQFEQMYRAVKNLPLADTDTFTFSGMLNIVGAEGFSGKVIYEGMEEVLKLPKTYIHLYGKTETKPGRKMGHINVLADSREELMEKLVKVKAIVRVIA; encoded by the coding sequence ATGAAAATAGGAATTTTAGGAGGAGGACAGCTTGGAAGAATGTTCATTCAGGAAGCGTTGAAATATGATGATGAATTTTATACATTAGATCCGGCTTCGGATGCGCCTTGTCACAATATTTCGCATTTTACACAGGGAAGTTTCAATGATTACGAAACGGTTTTAAATTTCGGACAAGATAAAGATGTGGTAACCATTGAGATTGAACACGTGAATGCCGATGCTTTGGCTGAATTGGAAAATCAAGGTGTAAAAGTTGTTCCGAATGCTAAAATTATTAAAACCATTCAACAAAAAATTCTTCAGAAAGAATTCTATAAAACTCACGATATACCAAGTCCGGAATTTGAAATTATGGACGGAAGTTCAGATGAAATAAAAATTCAATTTCCTTTTGTACAAAAACTGAACACCGGAGGTTATGATGGAAAAGGAGTACAAATTATCCACTCCTCTGAAGACTTGAGAAATTTATGGACGGAAGATTCAGTGTTAGAAAAACTGGTAGATATTGATAAAGAACTTTCAATTATTGTTGCCATCAACGAAAATGGTGAGACTAAAACTTTCCCTGTGACAGAAATGGTTGCCGACCCGAAATTAAATCTTCTAGACTTTAATATTTGTCCGGTTTTTTTAAGTGAAAATGTTGAAAATCAAATTAATTCAATTACAAGTAAGTTTTTGAAAGCTGTAAATTCTCCGGGACTTTTCGCCATCGAATTGTTTTTAGATAAAGAAGGAAAAGTTTGGGTCAACGAAACGGCTCCTAGATTGCACAATTCGGGACACCAAAGTCAGGAAGGAAATGCCAATTCACAATTTGAACAAATGTATCGTGCTGTGAAAAATTTACCTTTGGCAGATACAGATACTTTTACCTTTAGCGGAATGCTGAATATAGTTGGGGCAGAAGGTTTTTCAGGAAAAGTAATCTATGAGGGAATGGAAGAGGTTTTAAAACTTCCAAAAACCTACATTCATCTTTACGGAAAAACAGAAACCAAGCCCGGAAGAAAAATGGGACACATCAATGTCTTAGCAGATTCCAGGGAGGAACTGATGGAGAAATTGGTCAAAGTAAAAGCAATTGTAAGAGTGATTGCCTAA
- a CDS encoding helix-turn-helix transcriptional regulator, with amino-acid sequence MNDHYLKKIDRVTAILTQLQSKPLVRAQDLAEKFEVSLRTIYRDVKTLENAGIPIVGEAGSGYSLMDGYKLPPVMFTKEEVLSFITAEKLMQKFSHQSLGNHYQSAMEKLRSVLRNSDKKLIQNIENQIDIFDYHQKPDDSIKNIIPTILESISDKRQLKMNYQNVGGEIHERIIEAVGIFYEFNFWYVMAYCTLRKDFRQFRIDRILQIVKIENSFSQEYGKISDHRTTGNGEKIIVKLLVDKKIMGHLVNSKRYYGLIDEVETEEGCVLTFETEWIDEGFPRWLITFADYAEILQPESLKIKIKKLVDRISQKNEF; translated from the coding sequence ATGAATGATCATTATCTTAAAAAAATAGACCGTGTTACAGCAATTCTTACGCAGTTGCAATCTAAACCTTTGGTACGCGCACAAGATTTAGCGGAAAAATTTGAGGTAAGTTTGAGAACAATTTATCGTGATGTAAAAACCCTAGAAAATGCCGGAATTCCGATTGTTGGCGAGGCCGGAAGTGGATATTCTTTAATGGATGGTTACAAGCTTCCGCCTGTGATGTTTACCAAAGAAGAAGTTTTAAGTTTCATTACTGCTGAAAAACTGATGCAGAAATTTTCTCATCAAAGTTTGGGAAATCATTATCAGTCGGCGATGGAAAAACTGCGTTCGGTACTGAGGAATTCGGATAAAAAATTGATTCAGAATATTGAAAACCAAATCGATATTTTCGATTACCATCAAAAACCTGATGACTCCATTAAAAATATTATTCCCACAATTTTAGAAAGTATTTCAGATAAAAGACAATTAAAAATGAACTACCAAAATGTAGGTGGTGAAATTCACGAACGAATAATTGAGGCAGTCGGTATTTTTTATGAATTTAATTTTTGGTACGTGATGGCTTATTGTACTTTGAGGAAAGATTTTCGTCAGTTTAGGATTGACAGAATTTTACAAATTGTAAAAATTGAAAACTCTTTTTCGCAGGAATACGGAAAAATAAGCGACCATAGAACGACAGGAAATGGTGAAAAAATAATAGTAAAACTTCTGGTTGATAAAAAAATAATGGGACATCTGGTAAATTCAAAAAGGTATTACGGATTGATAGATGAGGTTGAAACTGAGGAAGGCTGCGTGCTAACCTTTGAAACCGAATGGATAGATGAAGGGTTTCCGCGCTGGCTAATTACCTTTGCAGACTATGCCGAGATTCTGCAACCGGAATCTTTGAAGATTAAAATAAAAAAATTAGTTGATAGAATTTCTCAAAAGAACGAATTTTGA
- a CDS encoding DUF1634 domain-containing protein, translating into MKKNFTDLDLNRSVGNLLRLGVILSVITSLIGFAKLFLEGFKMPRKYKLLDMGTSSEKVWSHFWETLCKGEGMAIIQLGILMLIFTPLMRIIFALIGYLKEKDYLYVVISSIVLAIMAVSFFTGYAH; encoded by the coding sequence ATGAAAAAGAACTTCACTGATTTAGATTTGAACCGTTCCGTTGGAAATCTCCTGAGATTGGGTGTTATTTTGTCGGTTATCACTTCTTTGATTGGTTTTGCGAAACTTTTTCTGGAAGGATTTAAAATGCCCAGAAAATACAAACTTCTCGACATGGGAACTTCATCAGAAAAAGTATGGAGTCATTTCTGGGAAACGCTCTGCAAAGGTGAAGGTATGGCAATTATTCAATTGGGAATTCTGATGCTTATTTTCACGCCATTGATGAGAATTATTTTTGCTCTAATCGGTTATCTGAAAGAAAAAGATTATCTGTATGTGGTAATTTCTTCAATTGTTTTGGCGATTATGGCAGTAAGTTTTTTTACAGGTTATGCGCATTAA
- a CDS encoding ABC transporter ATP-binding protein, protein MIYGTLFLTFLGAITAQVNAVVLKYTVDEVEKLTKLPSPMSEGIHILIVISAILLGKEIANIFISFGQKFYGEKIRINVSSVLAQSAIDKILTYKVAYFGDENHASGKLQTRIDRGIESLTKLVQNFFIDILPMFSNAIIALVIMYMQNVYVGLVSTIIVPIYFYVTSMQAKKLGGVRRQLRNQREQKTSGLLNLINSILVIKSFVREKFEGKKQFDLQMQLMESQMYTRKTSFIYEGLKTFIEQIGVVLIILLTVYLVLNQQMTIGAIMLHIMLFNNVSSPIRQLHRIYDDMNDAMIYAEGYFDILNADEEAEPSGTLKETITSGNFELKNVNFSYPNGTQALHDVSMTIENGKTTALVGLSGAGKSTIINLLCKFYLPDSGEILLDGFNLNKYDNAYLRDDIGLVLQKNHIFQGSIEDNIRYGKMDAGFDDVQEAAKKAYLHEQIMDLPEKYNHDATQLSGGQQQRIAIARLFLKNPPIIFLDEPTASLDAIATEQIKNSLDAIKEGRTVVIISHSLSQILDSDKIYVMKKGHVVENGTHDELVQTNGTYREIFDASARSLNLDRLVNSFRDN, encoded by the coding sequence ATGATTTACGGAACTTTGTTTCTCACTTTTTTAGGAGCAATAACCGCTCAGGTAAATGCTGTAGTGCTAAAATATACCGTTGATGAGGTTGAAAAACTTACAAAACTTCCGAGTCCGATGTCAGAAGGTATTCATATTCTCATCGTGATATCTGCGATACTTTTAGGAAAAGAAATAGCGAATATTTTCATCAGTTTCGGACAAAAATTTTACGGTGAAAAGATTAGAATTAATGTAAGTTCTGTCTTAGCGCAATCTGCAATCGATAAAATTCTTACTTACAAAGTTGCTTATTTCGGTGATGAAAATCACGCTTCCGGAAAATTGCAAACCAGGATCGATCGTGGAATAGAAAGTTTAACCAAACTCGTTCAAAACTTTTTTATTGATATTTTACCGATGTTTTCTAATGCAATTATTGCATTGGTAATCATGTATATGCAGAATGTCTATGTTGGGCTCGTCTCCACAATTATTGTCCCGATTTATTTTTATGTGACTTCTATGCAGGCAAAAAAACTAGGCGGAGTACGAAGACAGCTCAGAAATCAAAGGGAACAAAAAACTTCAGGATTATTAAATTTAATCAACTCAATTTTAGTAATTAAAAGTTTTGTAAGAGAAAAATTTGAAGGAAAAAAGCAGTTTGATCTTCAGATGCAATTGATGGAAAGCCAGATGTATACTCGAAAAACCAGTTTTATCTACGAAGGTTTAAAAACTTTTATAGAGCAAATTGGCGTGGTTTTGATTATTCTGCTTACCGTTTATCTGGTGCTTAATCAGCAAATGACAATAGGTGCGATCATGCTCCACATCATGTTGTTCAATAATGTTTCGTCGCCAATTCGTCAATTGCATAGAATTTATGACGATATGAATGATGCCATGATTTATGCTGAAGGTTACTTTGATATTTTAAACGCTGATGAAGAGGCTGAACCCAGCGGCACTTTGAAAGAGACCATAACTTCAGGAAATTTTGAGCTGAAAAATGTTAATTTCTCTTATCCTAATGGCACACAAGCTTTACACGATGTTTCTATGACCATTGAAAACGGAAAAACAACAGCTCTTGTGGGTCTGAGTGGTGCAGGAAAATCTACGATTATTAATCTTTTATGCAAATTTTATCTTCCGGATTCTGGAGAGATTTTGCTGGACGGATTTAATTTAAATAAATATGATAACGCTTATCTGCGAGACGATATTGGTTTAGTTTTACAAAAAAACCATATTTTTCAGGGAAGTATTGAAGACAATATTCGATACGGAAAAATGGATGCGGGTTTTGATGATGTGCAGGAAGCTGCCAAAAAAGCGTATCTCCATGAGCAGATTATGGATCTTCCGGAAAAATATAATCACGATGCTACACAACTCTCGGGCGGACAACAACAGAGAATTGCCATTGCCAGATTGTTTCTGAAAAACCCACCGATTATTTTCTTAGATGAGCCCACTGCAAGTCTTGATGCAATTGCTACCGAACAAATTAAAAACTCGTTGGATGCCATCAAAGAGGGTAGAACGGTGGTGATTATTTCACATTCTCTGTCTCAGATTTTAGATTCGGATAAAATTTATGTAATGAAAAAAGGTCATGTGGTAGAAAACGGAACGCATGATGAATTGGTGCAAACGAATGGTACGTACCGTGAAATTTTTGATGCATCGGCTAGAAGTTTGAATCTTGATAGACTGGTGAATTCTTTTCGAGATAATTAG